tTTATTTAAATCCACTCTAGTTTATAGTCAATAATGCACTTTTCCTGTAGCCTTTTAGGAGTGTTTTCATAATCGCAATCGGGCCTCTTAATAGTAGCTCGATAAAATATCCTTGGACTTGTCTCAACAATAAATATTGGGCTTTGAAAGAATACTTAGTTGGGCCTTGAACATTTGGATTCCCTACCAACTCAAAATAGTACGTGACCCGGTCAAAGTATCGGGTTTGTTGGACCGGGTCGGACCGATTGAATGTTGATATTAAAAGGTAAAAGGAATTCATAATCACTAATATATGAACAAAATTAGAACACGGAGACTTGGAAGTAGAACCAAACAAAGTTTTCAGGACTGATTCCAACATAGGGAAAATAACTACTTTATATTGTAATATAAAATTCCGAAAAGTAAACATGGGAAATCATaggttatttatttaataatcgaCAATTAAGGACATTTGGTTTTGTTTCCATGTGTAGTCATATCGGTGTAGCAAGTTCCACACAATTCCCTGTTGCCGGAGGTTCCCGGCGGCACACATTTGCAGCGGGCACAGCAAGTGCCGCAAGCCCTTGTGCACAGATTGGGCCTCGAGTGTAAGCTGCACCTCGCCTCACATAATCCTCCACAATCTGCAAAGTTTTGAAGAATGCTTTGGGAGAAATATTCAAGtactttttgaaaatatttatacatGAAGTTTGATTTATGTTCTTTTCTCACATACTTTTAATATCCCACTAAAAACACGCTGGATTTACGAAGGGAAAAATGCAAAAATATGAACAAAAACATACCTATATACGGTAAAAGCCTTCTATTAACAGCACCTTTCACTTCTTCAATTCCAACCTTTGACAATCAAAATTCCAGGGCAAACATGATAAACGCACAAAACTCGACAACAAAAGCAACAAGAACAAACAAACCAAGAGACCATAAATGCGGGAATAATTACATTGGTTACCTGAGACAGAAAGAAGATTAAAAGGGCAGCTAGAATTATCTTACGAGAAGAAGAAgccattaattattattactcTTTTTTGTTACTAATTTGCaaaattggataattttcttCTTTCGAGTGCTTGATGGATTTATAGGAGTATATTTTGCGGGGGTGCTGGAACGAGGTACTCTGTGTCTCTCTTGTCCATTTTTGCGTCATCATTTCTAATTAGGCCCCACTTCTGTTAATCGGCCAAAGCAGTCCCATCATCCTTTgtttttccccaaaaaaaaaattaagggcCTGTTCCCTTCGAGTAATCCaactaaatattcaaatttattttgaaatattatatttatatattttgttctCAAAGAAAAGAATTATGTTGAATTCAATTTATGGTTTAATCGGTATAGTCATTAGGAAATATTGATTCAAAGATTGGTAGTAAGTCGACCTGCAGTGTCCCTGGACGTACCGGCAAAAATTGTACTAAGTTTGCAGATAATCTCGGAGGAATACAGCCATATTCCAGTTGGATTATCcacattcatttattttttgtttcaatcAATGGGTGTGGGCGTGTGGCCTGTAAACacaagatttttaaaaattatcccAGATCCCAATGTTTTAGATCGATGTTACGGGTTTCCTGATACTAAATTCTAATCTAAATTTTAATTCTATACTATACATTGCATCTTgacaaatatttatcaaaagtATTTCACCAAGTTCCTAAATTTAAATAGTAACTCGGGTGTCCTTCGAATTATATCGATTTCAACAAGTTGAATCATAACGGCGTAAATAGTATTGCCAGATTTGAGCTGGACTCAACTACTTCGATTTTAGTGAAAGGCGAACCAAGAGGTACGATATCCAAGGTCTCGATTCCACAGTGACCTccaatacttttttttttatcattattagaTCGGTTCCAGTTCTTATTAAACTCAGATTTCTCTCACCACAATTTTTAGTTTATAAATCATGTAAGTTAGATAAATCACATAAAATAAGTATACGTCGATCATGAATTCctatgttatttaaaaaataataataagtgtGTTTTTTCATATCCCTAAAACACTTCAGTTTGGTGGCCAAAATTTATGACTTAAAAGATCATGCAAGCCTAAATAATGAAGCCTATGCTACTTTATAATGAGTTCATGAATTTGGAGATGATCTTAACTCTCCATGCACATATTCTGTTAAAAGTGGTTATAGATTATTATTGAGTGCAAGAGGTTTCAATCCTATCACACAGATGGTATTAATTGGAGGTGCATTTGGAGGTTTAAGGTGCCAGCTAAGATCAACAACTTCCTATGGCGATCCTTTCTTCATGTTTGCCAACTTTGAAGGCATTACAGTCGAGAAGTGTGGCAGTGACCGAATGCTGTTCGCTTTGCCATAATAAGATAGAAGATGACTTTCATGGTCTGGTATCTTGCCCTTTTGCAAGAAACTTATGATGTCTCTTCTTTGCATTCTCTGTCAATGTGGTGGGATAACTTAGTACAACAATGTGAGCAGCAAGTTATTGAGCTAGCAGCAACTATTCTATGGTGTATtcgacaaaataaaatgatgtgGTATGGAATGACAAGAGCAAGATAGCTACTGTCAATTTCCAATAGGCTTCAATCTCCATTCTTAATGGCTAAAGGCTACTCATGCTTCAGCTGGTTGCTTGATTTCAGTTCAATTTGGGCTTCGACAAAGGAAAAAACCTCCAGATAATGTTATCAAGTGTAATGTTGATGCTGCTGTATTTGAAAGCTCTTGGCGATTTGACTATGGTTGCATTGCACGAAATTATCAGGGTGTTGTAATTGATGCATCTTATGGTACTCTGCCTGGACAGTTTAGCCCCACTATTGTGGAAACCTTGAGCATTCGAGAAGCCCTAAGTTGGATTAAGACCTTGGACTGCCCCGATATCATTATCGAATCTGACGTTCTTTTGGTCATTGAAGTGTTGAATAGTTCGAAATTAGACTATACTAGTCTAAGCTTAATTGTAAGATATTGTAACTTGCTGGTTAGGGAATTTTCTATATGTcagtttgattttgtttttagaTTAGCGAATCAGGCTACCCACACTCTTGCTAGGAAAGCAGCTTCCATGTCTGGTTTGCTAGGAAGGACATCCCTCTCCTACTTTAATTTCGTCTGTAATTGTACCAGATTTggtttaatattatatatctagGTTTTTGAACCTTCTCAACTCTACTCATATCCAACCATTAATCATTGCAAGTAACAAGAACGAGCAATTTGTAATGATACTCCTATTTGCCTCAAATGATACACGAAACGACCTCATTTCTTGAACTTCACAATTCCAAGCGAATATCGAATATTGCCTTTACGGAGGATATCATTCAGTCTAAATGTCTTCTACATCAATCTACATTAATCGTTGATAAGACCGAATATTACAATCAATTTAAAAGGTTAAATTTTCAGTACTTACCTAAGTagcaatataatttttttaagataaaaacACTTTTTGCACGCAACATTAAATAAGTAAACACTCTCTTCATATGTCACACGAAGTTAGAATCAAAACAATAACTTTTAGCAATGTAAATACCATGACAAGTCAGTTATAGTTCGatcctttttcttgattttgtcaCCGAACTCGATAAAATGATCTTAGGGATTCAACAACACGATTGAATGACAAATCAAGACAAGGTTTGCATTAAAAATTTGTATTTCGTCGTTGAATGGTGCAATTGCTTCACACAGATCTCATTTGCATCAAGAGTTCGTATCATGCTTGCCTTCTAAGACGAGGTTGCAGTGCCAGCATGATTTTCTTCCTTGGTCCCTGCAAATTGAGAGCCGTCAAtcagaaaattttgaaagataGACCCAACGAAACACAATTTCACTTGAAAATTTGATTCACGAGATGCATCTTTCTGAAGAAGGAAGGGTTTACATTTTCTCACAAAAAAAGATTTAAAGACCTGTTGATTCAGATGCTGATTAAAAGCTGTTATAATATTCACTGGTTTTTAACATCTTAACCACAAAAGAGGCTAAATAATACCCACAAGAAAGCTATACATTTATAACAGAGCGGTTTACTTAGAATACACCTGTTTTTATGCATCCAGAGGAGACCAACTGAGTGCATGAGCGAATCATTTGGCTCTCGGGGATGTGGATGATTTAATATCTCATTGATAGAAAGGGTTGATActtgatttttcattaaaaatatacataaaatttgaaattgttttCGTTTGTGAGTGAGCAATCACCCACGGTAAGGTCTGCAATGTGATATAACCACCAAGTATAGCAAGTTTTCTAGGTAAACCACTGTCTGCAACTGATAATTGCTATTCACTCGGATTCTCGTCTTTCAACCTACATAGCACAATCTGAAGAAGAATTTACAACAAATCTAAAATTACCATGGATTACGTGCAATAAGGTATGAAATATCAGATAGTGACAAAGCTATTACCATGGGTATTCCCAACTCTTTAAGGTCACTGTCAGTCATCCGCTTCAAAGAATACATATCCACCTGCAGAATGATATTTATATTGAATTAATAAAGAATAGAAGTACGTCTATTTTATGAAAAGGATAGCAGGACAGAAAATGAATGGAAAGAAACTAGAAAATCAAAATGATTAGAATGATATATGGCGCACccaaaaaataaatgaacaataaATTGACTGGATAAGATTCAGCCTAGAAAATCAACAAGGAGTGAAGGCAAATAAAAACCTGGTACTTCAACATTCTTGCAATATAATAATTTGTCTTCAGGTTTTAGTTCTTAGAAATAAATAAAGGCTTCTGGGAAGCGAGAGAAAAAGGGTGTGCCGTTAattaaaagaaagaagaactaAAATTTCAGGAATTACATACCTCCTCGGCCTTAAAAATAATGGCAAACTTTTCGAGGTCCAGTGACCTCAGAAAGATGTCGACAGTAGGGTGATCATCCACCTGCaagcataaaatataatgaCTGAACCGATGTGGAATCCTTCTTTGTAAAGTTGCAAAAGTACAACCATAACTTAAAACCTTTCTTGAATATCAGAAGTTTTCAATGTTGTCATTCATTGTTCCATTCGTTTGTGGAGGATTTCCTTGTGTGTGGGTGGGGTTGGGAACACTCATTTTCCCCGTAttcataaatcatcaataacaaaataatagcATCGGATATGAATATATgctcaaattatataaaatgtTGAGAAGAATTGTTTATGATCCTTGATTGATAAGAAATGAAACTCTTTAACACATACATACAATTATACAGTCAAAGGGAGTATACTCTTTAAAATTATAAAGTCAGAAAGTATAAGATGCTCTCACATGCAAGctttgagataataaaaaaatttgaaaaaaaaatgaagactTTTTAGTGCTCCCAGA
The DNA window shown above is from Primulina huaijiensis isolate GDHJ02 chromosome 12, ASM1229523v2, whole genome shotgun sequence and carries:
- the LOC140990541 gene encoding snakin-2-like, translating into MASSSRKIILAALLIFFLSQVGIEEVKGAVNRRLLPYIDCGGLCEARCSLHSRPNLCTRACGTCCARCKCVPPGTSGNRELCGTCYTDMTTHGNKTKCP
- the LOC140990155 gene encoding uncharacterized protein, which gives rise to MAILSSCLPTLKALQSRSVAVTECCSLCHNKIEDDFHGLATHASAGCLISVQFGLRQRKKPPDNVIKCNVDAAVFESSWRFDYGCIARNYQGVVIDASYGTLPGQFSPTIVETLSIREALSWIKTLDCPDIIIESDVLLVIEVLNSSKLDYTSLSLIVRYCNLLVREFSICQFDFVFRLANQATHTLARKAASMSDLV